The Paramisgurnus dabryanus chromosome 1, PD_genome_1.1, whole genome shotgun sequence genome includes a window with the following:
- the LOC135744397 gene encoding uncharacterized protein isoform X3, which yields MNSKTFTCSAHLFRHFLPKHRRVFHMNPAPLFSGLPQVIQGSGVRTVDVRSDAGTKPGDAMRKAMAKAELGDDVFAEDPTVNELQKEAADMFGMEAALFVPTVTMGNLIAVMVHCRERGDEMIVGDLSHIYIYEQGGSAQLAGVHSVAVNTLADGTFDLDQLISKVRHGYPNPHFPRTRLVCIENTHNIQGGRVLPVLFLQELRSVADKFGLAVHMDGARLMNAAVAQGVHPSIILQHCHSVSVCLSKGLGAPVGTMLCGSKDFIERAVRARKALGGGMRQAGILAAAGRIALSDMIGRLEEDHRNARRFAEGDRTPHSAYTVSPSFVPAGPCHCGNKHCKVLASGPADEPT from the exons ATGAACTCCAAAACATTTACCTGTTCAGCTCATTTATTCCGACACTTCTTGCCCAAACATCGGCGTGTTTTCCACATGAATCCTGCGCCTCTGTTTAGCGGACTACCTCAGGTGATCCAGGGATCAGGTGTGCGCACTGTGGACGTCCGGAGCGACGCGGGAACCAAACCCGGAGATGCCATGCGCAAAGCCATGGCGAAGGCAGAGCTCGGGGATGATGTGTTTGCAGAGGACCCGACAGTTAATG AATTACAAAAAGAAGCTGCTGATATGTTTGGTATGGAGGCTGCTTTATTTGTCCCTACAGTTACGATGGGTAATCTAATTGCAG TTATGGTCCACTGCAGAGAAAGGGGAGATGAGATGATAGTTGGTGACCTCTctcatatttatatctatgaGCAGGGTGGAAGTGCACAG CTGGCAGGTGTCCATTCTGTAGCAGTGAATACATTAGCCGATGGCACCTTTGATCTAGACCAGCTGATCTCCAAGGTCCGTCATGGTTACCCTAACCCGCATTTCCCACGCACTCGACTGGTGTGCattgaaaacacacacaatattCAGGGAGGGCGAGTCCTTCCAGTCTTATTCCTGCAGGAG CTTCGCTCTGTGGCTGATAAGTTTGGTCTGGCAGTGCATATGGATGGAGCGAGGTTAATGAATGCAGCCGTTGCTCAGGGTGTTCATCCCTCAATAATACTACAACATTGCCACTCCGTCAGTGTGTGTCTATCCAAG GGGCTAGGGGCACCTGTAGGAACCATGCTTTGTGGGTCAAAAGATTTCATAGAGAGAGCAGTTCGTGCTCGCAAAGCACTTGGAGGAGGAATGCGCCAAGCGGGTATTTTAGCAGCAGCTGGTAGGATTGCCCTGTCAGACATGATTGGCAGACTGGAAGAGGACCACAGGAACGCCAGACGCTTTGCTGAAGGTGACCGAACCCCACACAG CGCTTATACAGTGTCACCCTCCTTTGTACCAGCTGGACCTTGCCACTGTGGAAACAAACATTGTAAGGTTTTGGCTTCAGGACCAGCGGATGAGCCTACATGA
- the LOC135744397 gene encoding uncharacterized protein isoform X1, whose product MNSKTFTCSAHLFRHFLPKHRRVFHMNPAPLFSGLPQVIQGSGVRTVDVRSDAGTKPGDAMRKAMAKAELGDDVFAEDPTVNELQKEAADMFGMEAALFVPTVTMGNLIAVMVHCRERGDEMIVGDLSHIYIYEQGGSAQLAGVHSVAVNTLADGTFDLDQLISKVRHGYPNPHFPRTRLVCIENTHNIQGGRVLPVLFLQELRSVADKFGLAVHMDGARLMNAAVAQGVHPSIILQHCHSVSVCLSKGLGAPVGTMLCGSKDFIERAVRARKALGGGMRQAGILAAAGRIALSDMIGRLEEDHRNARRFAEALIQCHPPLYQLDLATVETNIVRFWLQDQRMSLHEFCERMARVDEQEVKALGQGVRVLMFSHVGNAVRAVWHQGISEEDTELAIEKARFVAQQHRYKSVRTAGNQ is encoded by the exons ATGAACTCCAAAACATTTACCTGTTCAGCTCATTTATTCCGACACTTCTTGCCCAAACATCGGCGTGTTTTCCACATGAATCCTGCGCCTCTGTTTAGCGGACTACCTCAGGTGATCCAGGGATCAGGTGTGCGCACTGTGGACGTCCGGAGCGACGCGGGAACCAAACCCGGAGATGCCATGCGCAAAGCCATGGCGAAGGCAGAGCTCGGGGATGATGTGTTTGCAGAGGACCCGACAGTTAATG AATTACAAAAAGAAGCTGCTGATATGTTTGGTATGGAGGCTGCTTTATTTGTCCCTACAGTTACGATGGGTAATCTAATTGCAG TTATGGTCCACTGCAGAGAAAGGGGAGATGAGATGATAGTTGGTGACCTCTctcatatttatatctatgaGCAGGGTGGAAGTGCACAG CTGGCAGGTGTCCATTCTGTAGCAGTGAATACATTAGCCGATGGCACCTTTGATCTAGACCAGCTGATCTCCAAGGTCCGTCATGGTTACCCTAACCCGCATTTCCCACGCACTCGACTGGTGTGCattgaaaacacacacaatattCAGGGAGGGCGAGTCCTTCCAGTCTTATTCCTGCAGGAG CTTCGCTCTGTGGCTGATAAGTTTGGTCTGGCAGTGCATATGGATGGAGCGAGGTTAATGAATGCAGCCGTTGCTCAGGGTGTTCATCCCTCAATAATACTACAACATTGCCACTCCGTCAGTGTGTGTCTATCCAAG GGGCTAGGGGCACCTGTAGGAACCATGCTTTGTGGGTCAAAAGATTTCATAGAGAGAGCAGTTCGTGCTCGCAAAGCACTTGGAGGAGGAATGCGCCAAGCGGGTATTTTAGCAGCAGCTGGTAGGATTGCCCTGTCAGACATGATTGGCAGACTGGAAGAGGACCACAGGAACGCCAGACGCTTTGCTGAAG CGCTTATACAGTGTCACCCTCCTTTGTACCAGCTGGACCTTGCCACTGTGGAAACAAACATTGTAAGGTTTTGGCTTCAGGACCAGCGGATGAGCCTACATGAGTTCTGTGAGCGTATGGCAAGGGTTGATGAGCAGGAGGTGAAGGCTCTGGGTCAGGGGGTCCGGGTGCTGATGTTCTCTCATGTTGGAAATGCAGTCAGGGCTGTGTGGCATCAGGGTATCAGTGAGGAAGATACTGAACTGGCTATAGAGAAGGCTCGGTTTGTGGCCCAACAGCATAGATACAAGTCCGTCAGGACAGCAGGAAACCAATAA
- the LOC135744397 gene encoding uncharacterized protein isoform X2 translates to MNSKTFTCSAHLFRHFLPKHRRVFHMNPAPLFSGLPQVIQGSGVRTVDVRSDAGTKPGDAMRKAMAKAELGDDVFAEDPTVNVMVHCRERGDEMIVGDLSHIYIYEQGGSAQLAGVHSVAVNTLADGTFDLDQLISKVRHGYPNPHFPRTRLVCIENTHNIQGGRVLPVLFLQELRSVADKFGLAVHMDGARLMNAAVAQGVHPSIILQHCHSVSVCLSKGLGAPVGTMLCGSKDFIERAVRARKALGGGMRQAGILAAAGRIALSDMIGRLEEDHRNARRFAEALIQCHPPLYQLDLATVETNIVRFWLQDQRMSLHEFCERMARVDEQEVKALGQGVRVLMFSHVGNAVRAVWHQGISEEDTELAIEKARFVAQQHRYKSVRTAGNQ, encoded by the exons ATGAACTCCAAAACATTTACCTGTTCAGCTCATTTATTCCGACACTTCTTGCCCAAACATCGGCGTGTTTTCCACATGAATCCTGCGCCTCTGTTTAGCGGACTACCTCAGGTGATCCAGGGATCAGGTGTGCGCACTGTGGACGTCCGGAGCGACGCGGGAACCAAACCCGGAGATGCCATGCGCAAAGCCATGGCGAAGGCAGAGCTCGGGGATGATGTGTTTGCAGAGGACCCGACAGTTAATG TTATGGTCCACTGCAGAGAAAGGGGAGATGAGATGATAGTTGGTGACCTCTctcatatttatatctatgaGCAGGGTGGAAGTGCACAG CTGGCAGGTGTCCATTCTGTAGCAGTGAATACATTAGCCGATGGCACCTTTGATCTAGACCAGCTGATCTCCAAGGTCCGTCATGGTTACCCTAACCCGCATTTCCCACGCACTCGACTGGTGTGCattgaaaacacacacaatattCAGGGAGGGCGAGTCCTTCCAGTCTTATTCCTGCAGGAG CTTCGCTCTGTGGCTGATAAGTTTGGTCTGGCAGTGCATATGGATGGAGCGAGGTTAATGAATGCAGCCGTTGCTCAGGGTGTTCATCCCTCAATAATACTACAACATTGCCACTCCGTCAGTGTGTGTCTATCCAAG GGGCTAGGGGCACCTGTAGGAACCATGCTTTGTGGGTCAAAAGATTTCATAGAGAGAGCAGTTCGTGCTCGCAAAGCACTTGGAGGAGGAATGCGCCAAGCGGGTATTTTAGCAGCAGCTGGTAGGATTGCCCTGTCAGACATGATTGGCAGACTGGAAGAGGACCACAGGAACGCCAGACGCTTTGCTGAAG CGCTTATACAGTGTCACCCTCCTTTGTACCAGCTGGACCTTGCCACTGTGGAAACAAACATTGTAAGGTTTTGGCTTCAGGACCAGCGGATGAGCCTACATGAGTTCTGTGAGCGTATGGCAAGGGTTGATGAGCAGGAGGTGAAGGCTCTGGGTCAGGGGGTCCGGGTGCTGATGTTCTCTCATGTTGGAAATGCAGTCAGGGCTGTGTGGCATCAGGGTATCAGTGAGGAAGATACTGAACTGGCTATAGAGAAGGCTCGGTTTGTGGCCCAACAGCATAGATACAAGTCCGTCAGGACAGCAGGAAACCAATAA